ATACGCCTCATACTTCTTGTTGCTCGCGTCGCGCACCGTCTGCTGCCCGCGGAAGTCGACGGAAATCCCCGCCTTGCTCCCGCGCGGATAAAGGCCGTGCATCGTCTGCGTCCCCCAGTTGAGGATATAGATAGACGTGTTGTCCGTCCCCGAGCCGCCGCCGTCTACGACGTTGAAGCCGATCTTCTTCTCGTCCGTCGAAAGCGTGCAGTAGCGCGCCGCAAGCCCGGTGAACTTCGCCGTATCCTTCTTCTCGTTGCCGTAGATCAGCGTATCCGCCATCTCGATATTCATACGCTCCAAGAACGAAGAACTCTCCGAAAGCAGAAAGGCCGCCTTGTCGGGCGCCATATCTGCAAGAGCCTTGTCAATCTCGCTGTAAGTTTCAAGCATGCCGCAGGAGTCCTGAATCTGCTCCGTCTCGCTCTTCGACGACGGCACGCCTTCGTAGAGCTTGCGCCATGTCGCCTCCGGCAGCCCCGTCCTCACAGTGGTCTTGTGCGTGTGGCCGCTGTTGCACTGCTCGAAGACCATATCGTCAAGAATCGCGTTCTGCTCCGACAGCATCTCCACGATCTTCGCGA
Above is a genomic segment from Synergistes jonesii containing:
- a CDS encoding major capsid protein — translated: MAILGGNNPTLMDVARRTDGNGKIAKIVEMLSEQNAILDDMVFEQCNSGHTHKTTVRTGLPEATWRKLYEGVPSSKSETEQIQDSCGMLETYSEIDKALADMAPDKAAFLLSESSSFLERMNIEMADTLIYGNEKKDTAKFTGLAARYCTLSTDEKKIGFNVVDGGGSGTDNTSIYILNWGTQTMHGLYPRGSKAGISVDFRGQQTVRDASNKKYEAYVTHYKWDMGFCVRDWRYGVRIANIDVSDLAGSGSSGYAGADLINLLITAFGKFPKADMGRRVIYCNRTVMTALNLQAANRSTLALKVDEVGGKPVTSFWGVPIRQVDTIKNNEAAVA